ATGATTGTTGACCGTCCTTTTTTCTCTGTGATTCGAGATAATCAAACAGGCAGCATTTTGTTTATGGGTTCCATTACTGACCCACAGTAGTAAGCTTTTTGCTTTTGACCTTATTTTGGGTCAGGGCTTTACGACTAGGCTCAGGCTCAACTTTTGACTTTTGACTTTTGACTTTTGAATTGGAGCAAAGCGACTTGACTTCCCCTAGGGGTCTAGTACAGTACGGCGTAAATAGGACAACCATTTAAAATCAATCAAAAGCCTATAAAGTCAGACTTTTGACTTTTGACTTTTGACTTCCGCCTTGCGGTACTAGGGTAATGTCGGTTCGGAAACATTGAGAGGATTGTGTGGTTCAGGTGGTGGTGATTTTTCTGTAACAACGGGTGCGGGTTTCTCTTCAGCGTCACCGTTCAACCCTTGAGGACGCAAGGCGGTTAAAGCCGTCTTGATAATTACAGCAGTAGGTACTGCGACAATTACCCCTAAAAGTCCACCAACTCTCGCCCCTGTGAGAACTGAAATTAGTATCCAAACTGGGTTTAAACCAGTAAAGTTACCTAAAATTCGGGGTGCAATTAAGTTTTCTAAAATTTGCTGCACGATGACGGCGGCGATTAAAACTTTGACTCCCATAGAAAAATCTTGCAGCGCCACTAGGGAGGTAGTCAGGGCTATACCTACCGAACCACCAAAGGGAACCAGGGCCATGATGCCAATAGTTAAGCCAAACAACAGCCCAAATGGCACTTTCAGCCACAAAAACGTGGGAATTAGGGCTGATGCCATACAGGTAGATAATATCAGTTGGGTGATGAAAAAGTTTTGAAAACTGAGGCGGACTGTTTTAGAGAAAGGGGCGCGAAATCTCGTAGGTAGCCATTCTACTAAACTCTGCCAGAGTTCACCGCCATGCTGCAAAAGATAGAAAGTTAAAACCATTGTTAAGAGAAAATCTAACAGGCTGGTGAATGTCACCACTGCGAGATTTAATACTTGTCCGGCGATCGCTTGTAATTGACTTTTAACGCGATCGTTAATTTGGACTACCAGAGCATCAAGGTTAATTGGTAAGTTCAGGGTTTCTGCTTTCTGATTTAACATCATTAACTGAGAACGTCCAGAGTCGATTAACTCTGGTAATCGCGCCACCAATTGCTGGGCTTGGGTGAGGGCTAGGGGAAACAGGGTGACACCCAGGGCTAATAGTATGGATAAGGCGATTAAAAAGA
The window above is part of the Nodularia spumigena CCY9414 genome. Proteins encoded here:
- a CDS encoding AI-2E family transporter translates to MQTRKLLNWWQTFTPIARIGAIALCAPLLVLNGWAISAIFHYFHSLIVILVGASVLAFLLNYPVSWMERQGARREQVAILVFLIALSILLALGVTLFPLALTQAQQLVARLPELIDSGRSQLMMLNQKAETLNLPINLDALVVQINDRVKSQLQAIAGQVLNLAVVTFTSLLDFLLTMVLTFYLLQHGGELWQSLVEWLPTRFRAPFSKTVRLSFQNFFITQLILSTCMASALIPTFLWLKVPFGLLFGLTIGIMALVPFGGSVGIALTTSLVALQDFSMGVKVLIAAVIVQQILENLIAPRILGNFTGLNPVWILISVLTGARVGGLLGVIVAVPTAVIIKTALTALRPQGLNGDAEEKPAPVVTEKSPPPEPHNPLNVSEPTLP